A genomic window from Terrisporobacter glycolicus ATCC 14880 = DSM 1288 includes:
- a CDS encoding CDIF630_02480 family spore surface protein: MNTKKDNVNHGVSRQLSGKDNDRLYSTTPVNNAYTAAILDKNEEYPDSKVSIPSLESVIEAKDWVDNGSRT; the protein is encoded by the coding sequence TTGAATACAAAAAAAGACAATGTAAATCATGGAGTTAGCAGACAACTTAGTGGAAAAGACAATGACAGATTATACTCAACTACTCCAGTGAATAATGCTTATACAGCAGCGATACTAGATAAAAATGAGGAGTATCCAGATAGTAAGGTTTCCATCCCTTCTTTAGAAAGTGTAATAGAAGCAAAAGATTGGGTAGATAATGGAAGTAGAACTTAA
- the cspC gene encoding bile acid germinant receptor pseudoprotease CspC, whose product MILYKLPIEEVKNSLQDNGIYNFIPLNNQSGVIYTPEDYDAKKLDNIDVIDWWEESVPMSTLIDITDNLKEGIDILTASGISTFNIPYVNLTGEGILVAIIDSGIDYLHPDFIKEDGTSKIVSIWNQESDKSKPPSVMTFGSEYSNEEINQAIKNSNGDLCTDEIGTGTIAAGIVASGGKIKESYKGIAPNAELIVVKLREYKDTYSKERINYESSDFFAAISYVISVSKKLNKPLIINFSIGATSTSLYNLSILNTFTELSQSGIVIVSGAGNEGNTDIHYSGKFSKGTSFNKNDYQDVILQEGDGTNIDITINFLGPDKIKVAIISPSGEISQLSEYVPDNYKINGSFNLENTDYSIEYILPWLLSGGTVIKIKLRDIKPGIWTIRIIPEYIINGNYNLYIPNRNIISPTTRFLDGDSSYTITRFGLLKYAITVGVYNEKTNSMWLGSSKGPHGERQIKPDIVASGVDVISTFLNNTYNTGTGSGISSSIVCGILALIMEYILKQTHLPRYSLYNEPLKTYLMIGATQNSLYIYPNISQGYGLLNYQNTLIKIAKNID is encoded by the coding sequence ATTATATTATATAAATTACCAATAGAAGAAGTTAAAAATAGTTTACAGGATAATGGTATATATAATTTTATACCTTTAAATAATCAATCTGGAGTTATTTACACACCTGAAGATTATGATGCGAAAAAACTTGATAATATAGATGTGATAGATTGGTGGGAAGAATCTGTACCCATGAGTACACTTATTGATATTACAGATAATTTGAAAGAAGGAATAGATATTTTAACTGCTTCTGGTATAAGTACTTTTAATATTCCGTATGTAAATTTAACAGGAGAGGGTATTTTAGTTGCCATAATAGATTCTGGAATAGACTACTTACACCCAGACTTTATAAAAGAAGATGGAACCAGTAAAATAGTATCCATATGGAATCAAGAAAGTGATAAGTCAAAACCACCGAGTGTTATGACTTTTGGCTCAGAATACTCAAATGAAGAAATAAACCAGGCAATAAAAAATAGCAATGGAGATTTATGTACAGATGAAATTGGTACGGGGACTATTGCGGCAGGAATTGTTGCTTCTGGAGGAAAAATAAAAGAATCTTATAAAGGAATTGCTCCAAATGCGGAGTTAATAGTAGTTAAATTAAGGGAATATAAAGACACCTATAGTAAAGAAAGAATAAATTATGAGAGTTCAGATTTTTTTGCAGCCATTTCTTATGTAATTTCTGTATCGAAAAAATTAAATAAGCCTTTAATAATTAACTTTTCCATTGGTGCGACATCAACATCATTATATAATTTATCAATTCTTAATACTTTTACAGAGTTATCTCAATCAGGAATAGTAATTGTAAGTGGTGCAGGAAATGAAGGAAATACAGATATACATTATTCTGGAAAATTTAGTAAAGGTACATCATTTAATAAAAACGATTATCAAGATGTGATATTACAAGAAGGAGATGGTACAAATATTGATATTACTATAAATTTTCTTGGACCAGATAAAATTAAAGTAGCTATAATATCACCATCTGGTGAAATTAGTCAGTTATCTGAATATGTTCCTGATAATTATAAAATTAATGGTAGTTTCAATTTAGAAAATACAGATTATTCTATAGAATATATTTTACCTTGGTTGCTATCAGGTGGTACTGTTATAAAAATTAAATTAAGAGATATTAAACCAGGTATTTGGACTATTAGAATTATTCCAGAGTATATTATAAATGGTAATTATAATTTATATATACCAAATAGAAATATCATATCTCCAACAACAAGATTTTTAGATGGGGATTCGTCTTATACTATTACTAGATTTGGTCTTTTGAAATATGCAATAACGGTAGGAGTTTATAATGAAAAAACAAATTCTATGTGGCTTGGGTCATCTAAAGGACCTCACGGTGAAAGACAAATAAAACCTGATATTGTAGCTTCTGGTGTAGATGTTATTTCTACTTTTCTTAATAACACCTATAACACAGGAACAGGGAGTGGAATAAGTTCTTCTATAGTTTGTGGAATTTTAGCATTAATAATGGAGTATATTTTAAAACAAACTCATTTACCAAGATATTCTCTTTACAATGAGCCGCTAAAAACATATTTAATGATTGGGGCGACCCAAAATAGTCTGTATATTTACCCAAACATATCGCAAGGTTATGGTCTATTAAATTATCAAAATACATTAATAAAAATTGCTAAAAATATTGATTAA